A single genomic interval of Cupriavidus necator harbors:
- a CDS encoding aldolase has product MASTMQLSKSEIVAASLQKIQMELRTQKMPLREAVAETCRILFAFGHDSGLSGQITARAEQPGTYWTQRLGLGFDEITSDNLLLVNEDLEVLEGSGMPNPANRFHSWLYRARPDLNCIVHSHAPHASALAMLEVPLVISHMDTCVLYDQCAFLEKWPGIPVGNEEGEIISGALGDKKAILLSHHGLLVAGATVEEACVLGVMFERAARLQLLAMAAGPIQPIPHDLGCEAQRWVSTQKRFEATFAYYSRRARRGLGAE; this is encoded by the coding sequence ATGGCCAGCACCATGCAACTGAGCAAGAGCGAAATCGTCGCCGCCTCGCTCCAGAAAATCCAGATGGAACTGCGCACGCAGAAAATGCCGCTGCGCGAGGCAGTAGCCGAAACCTGCCGGATCCTGTTCGCCTTCGGGCACGACTCCGGCCTCTCAGGCCAGATCACCGCGCGCGCAGAACAGCCTGGCACCTACTGGACCCAGCGCCTGGGTCTGGGCTTCGACGAAATCACGTCCGACAACCTGCTGCTCGTCAACGAAGACCTGGAAGTCCTGGAAGGCAGCGGCATGCCGAACCCGGCCAACCGCTTCCATTCCTGGCTCTACCGTGCGCGTCCGGACCTGAACTGCATTGTCCATTCGCACGCGCCGCACGCCTCGGCGCTGGCGATGCTGGAGGTGCCGCTGGTCATTTCGCATATGGACACGTGCGTGCTCTACGACCAGTGCGCGTTCCTTGAGAAATGGCCTGGCATTCCTGTCGGCAATGAAGAGGGAGAAATCATCTCGGGAGCCCTTGGTGACAAGAAGGCCATCCTGTTGTCCCACCACGGCCTGCTGGTGGCCGGTGCCACGGTGGAAGAAGCCTGCGTACTGGGTGTGATGTTCGAGCGTGCCGCCCGGCTGCAACTGCTGGCCATGGCGGCGGGCCCGATCCAGCCGATCCCGCACGATCTGGGCTGCGAAGCGCAGCGCTGGGTCAGCACCCAAAAGCGGTTCGAAGCTACCTTTGCCTACTACTCGCGGCGTGCGCGTCGCGGGCTGGGCGCCGAATAG
- a CDS encoding tripartite tricarboxylate transporter substrate binding protein — protein MTIKNRFTLGLLATAALIAAAPACAQEQWPAKTIRFVVPFAAGGANDLMARAAAEGATKALGQTVLIENRPGAGGTVGADIVAKSAPDGYTFLISAAGVISNSMIKKSMPFKDDALVPVAMIGLAPSVIVVPKNAPYKDLRDFVEASKKGNGFNFATAGTGSTPHFVAEILNVKYGAKLQPVPYKSGSESTTAVLGGQVEGTSEASIIALPHILHDGKFKALATTWTQRISAYPQLSTAVEQGFPDLQIAHWAGVHAPKGTPDAILDKVAAAVDKAMKDPAAAAKLKAVGIEPVGGTRADFVKFVEAERKRLGEIVKAARMQEK, from the coding sequence TTGACCATTAAAAACCGATTCACCCTGGGCCTGTTGGCAACGGCAGCCCTCATCGCGGCGGCCCCGGCTTGCGCACAAGAACAGTGGCCAGCAAAGACGATCCGCTTTGTCGTGCCCTTTGCCGCCGGCGGCGCCAATGACCTGATGGCGCGCGCCGCGGCCGAGGGCGCAACCAAGGCGCTGGGCCAGACCGTGCTGATCGAGAACCGGCCCGGCGCGGGCGGCACCGTGGGCGCCGACATCGTGGCCAAGAGCGCGCCGGATGGCTATACCTTCCTGATCAGCGCAGCCGGCGTCATCTCCAACAGCATGATCAAGAAGTCAATGCCGTTCAAGGATGACGCGCTGGTTCCCGTGGCCATGATCGGCCTTGCGCCTTCGGTCATCGTGGTGCCGAAGAACGCGCCCTACAAGGATCTGCGCGACTTCGTCGAGGCCTCAAAGAAGGGGAACGGTTTCAACTTCGCGACCGCGGGGACCGGCAGCACCCCGCACTTCGTGGCGGAGATCCTGAATGTGAAGTACGGCGCAAAGCTGCAGCCGGTGCCCTACAAGAGCGGGTCGGAAAGCACTACGGCAGTGCTGGGCGGCCAGGTGGAAGGAACCTCCGAGGCCAGCATCATCGCCCTTCCGCATATCCTGCACGATGGCAAGTTCAAGGCGCTCGCCACCACCTGGACGCAGCGCATCTCGGCCTACCCGCAGCTTTCCACCGCGGTGGAGCAAGGCTTCCCGGACCTGCAGATCGCGCATTGGGCCGGCGTCCATGCCCCCAAGGGGACGCCCGACGCCATCCTGGACAAGGTGGCCGCCGCGGTGGACAAGGCCATGAAGGACCCGGCCGCCGCCGCCAAGCTGAAGGCCGTGGGCATCGAACCGGTCGGCGGCACGCGTGCGGACTTCGTGAAGTTTGTCGAGGCGGAGCGCAAGCGGCTGGGCGAGATTGTCAAGGCCGCCAGGATGCAGGAGAAGTAA
- a CDS encoding LysR family transcriptional regulator: protein MIDNNFDLNLVRLFVTMVESRTLTAAAERSGMTRSNVSRRLKLLEQHLGAQLMRRTTRHVELTEAGQLLYAHGLRMLDELQSANTSIDSLGQVVRGDVRIRLPTGLGHLYLTPLLLEFARNYPQISLRVVINDNIGDLIPAEVDVALKITSQPPDDHVARRICDVGWCLCASASFLDSHGPIRTVADLERCDMIAPASLGRRFTLKVWLAGTPMTLRVSPRIQSGDYPFLFESVMGGLGVALLPRYAVWRQLQSGQMREVLAECEAEGVGDSVYMLTAPNRYPTLATRTLMDFIRLHLERQAENWGRRNLPAATANESRAAPAS from the coding sequence ATGATTGACAATAATTTCGATCTCAACCTGGTGCGGCTGTTCGTGACCATGGTCGAGTCGCGCACGCTGACCGCCGCCGCGGAGCGCAGCGGCATGACCCGCTCCAACGTATCGCGCCGCCTGAAATTACTGGAGCAGCACCTGGGCGCCCAGTTGATGCGCCGCACCACGCGCCATGTCGAACTGACCGAGGCGGGCCAGTTGCTGTACGCGCATGGCTTGCGCATGCTGGACGAACTGCAGTCGGCCAATACCTCGATCGACAGCCTTGGCCAGGTGGTGCGCGGCGACGTGCGTATTCGCCTGCCCACGGGACTGGGTCATCTCTACCTGACCCCATTGCTGCTGGAATTCGCGCGCAACTACCCGCAGATTTCGCTGCGCGTCGTCATCAACGACAACATTGGCGACCTGATCCCGGCCGAGGTCGACGTGGCGCTGAAGATCACCTCGCAGCCGCCCGATGACCACGTGGCGAGGCGCATCTGCGATGTCGGCTGGTGCCTGTGCGCGTCGGCCTCGTTCCTGGACAGCCACGGGCCGATCCGGACCGTGGCCGACCTGGAGCGCTGCGACATGATTGCCCCGGCATCGCTGGGGCGCCGCTTTACGCTGAAGGTATGGCTGGCGGGCACGCCGATGACGCTGCGCGTGTCGCCCCGGATCCAGTCAGGCGACTATCCGTTCCTGTTCGAGTCGGTGATGGGCGGGCTGGGCGTGGCGCTGCTGCCGCGCTATGCGGTCTGGCGGCAACTGCAGTCCGGACAGATGCGCGAGGTGCTGGCCGAGTGCGAAGCCGAAGGCGTGGGCGACAGTGTCTACATGCTGACCGCGCCAAACCGCTATCCCACGCTGGCAACGCGAACGCTGATGGACTTTATCCGCCTGCACCTGGAGCGGCAGGCAGAGAACTGGGGGCGCCGCAACCTGCCTGCGGCAACGGCCAATGAAAGCCGTGCCGCCCCGGCGTCCTGA
- a CDS encoding CaiB/BaiF CoA transferase family protein, which translates to MSALPASDLSDTDLPFAGLRVLDISQGIAGPYCAHILWQQGAGIVKVEPPAGDWGRKVGVVRGDTSALAIAYNAGKRSACIDATTDAGKEVLLGLALQADIVVQNFRPQVAERLGVGYAALAAQRPALIYVSISGYGPDGPYADYPASDSVMQADSGLMFANRGADGGARRIGMLLADAATGLYAAQACAAALCRRFRSGLGGHVELNLFDACCALQANNLLEHAIGGPTAAGPVSAPNGVYASSDGSVTLLALNNAQFAKLCHALDRTGWLEDPRFADNAARMAHAALLNQQVAEQIATRTTAQWQDILSRHDVLHAPVRSYDDVLAHPQAAYRQTFQTIAQPGLGPLPFAGIPARDMRRDAGPAPANGEHTVQVLREAGFGQQAIDAWLQQGVVRQATAPAAKAGVQ; encoded by the coding sequence ATGTCCGCACTGCCCGCTTCCGACCTGTCCGACACCGACCTGCCTTTCGCCGGCCTGCGCGTGCTCGACATCAGCCAGGGCATTGCCGGCCCGTATTGCGCGCACATCCTGTGGCAGCAAGGCGCTGGAATCGTCAAGGTCGAGCCGCCCGCGGGCGACTGGGGCCGCAAGGTCGGGGTCGTGCGCGGCGATACCAGCGCGCTGGCGATCGCCTATAACGCCGGCAAGCGCAGCGCCTGCATCGACGCCACCACTGACGCCGGCAAGGAGGTGCTGCTCGGCCTTGCGCTGCAGGCGGACATCGTCGTGCAGAACTTCCGCCCTCAAGTGGCGGAACGGCTGGGCGTGGGCTATGCGGCGCTGGCCGCGCAGCGGCCAGCGCTGATCTATGTGTCGATCAGCGGCTATGGCCCGGATGGTCCCTATGCCGACTATCCGGCTTCGGACTCGGTGATGCAGGCCGACTCCGGGCTGATGTTCGCCAACCGTGGCGCCGACGGTGGCGCGCGCCGCATCGGCATGCTGCTCGCCGACGCCGCCACCGGCCTCTATGCCGCCCAGGCCTGCGCCGCGGCGCTGTGCCGGCGTTTTCGCAGCGGGCTCGGCGGCCATGTCGAGCTGAACCTGTTCGATGCCTGCTGTGCGCTGCAGGCCAACAACCTGCTCGAGCATGCCATCGGTGGTCCGACGGCCGCCGGCCCGGTGAGCGCGCCCAATGGCGTCTATGCCAGCAGCGACGGCAGCGTGACGCTGCTGGCGCTGAACAACGCGCAGTTCGCCAAGCTATGCCATGCGCTGGACCGCACCGGCTGGCTGGAAGACCCGCGCTTTGCCGACAATGCCGCGCGCATGGCCCACGCCGCGCTGCTGAACCAGCAGGTGGCCGAGCAGATCGCCACGCGCACGACCGCGCAATGGCAAGACATCCTCAGCCGGCACGACGTGCTGCATGCCCCGGTGCGCAGCTATGACGACGTGCTGGCGCACCCGCAGGCGGCATACCGGCAGACCTTCCAGACGATCGCGCAGCCGGGGCTCGGACCGCTGCCCTTCGCCGGCATCCCGGCGCGCGACATGCGCCGGGATGCCGGCCCGGCGCCGGCCAACGGCGAACATACCGTGCAGGTCCTGCGCGAGGCCGGCTTCGGCCAGCAGGCCATCGACGCATGGCTGCAGCAGGGTGTGGTGCGACAGGCGACGGCCCCCGCGGCCAAGGCAGGTGTGCAATGA
- a CDS encoding NADPH:quinone oxidoreductase family protein: MKALVCKQFGGVQDVALQAIPEPVLADPHAVTIAVEYASVSHATGLMIAGQYQRRPPLPFVPGTEAVGRVVACGDACTRLRPGDRVVAIADWGCFAEQVTVPEYTVYRVPDALPSKAALPIPISYGTAYCGLVWRCALRPNDTVLVLGAGAGVGLAAVEIARQLGATVIACASTEAKRADALRRGATHALAPADLAASVKALTHGRGADVVVDPVGGDLFNQALRAAAANARILSIGFASGTIPQAPVNLLLVKNLTLHGFFFGRYIGWTPANERAEHATALQEVMATLFDWAARGKLEPTVSAVYPITGLDDALAALESRQVVGKVAIKIKETET, encoded by the coding sequence ATGAAGGCGCTTGTCTGCAAGCAGTTCGGCGGCGTGCAGGACGTGGCGCTGCAGGCCATCCCGGAACCGGTGCTGGCCGACCCGCATGCGGTCACGATTGCCGTCGAGTACGCCAGCGTCAGCCACGCCACCGGCCTGATGATCGCCGGCCAGTACCAGCGCCGGCCCCCGTTGCCCTTCGTGCCCGGTACCGAAGCGGTCGGCCGCGTGGTGGCCTGCGGTGACGCGTGCACGCGGCTGCGTCCCGGCGACCGGGTGGTGGCGATCGCGGACTGGGGCTGCTTTGCCGAACAGGTCACCGTGCCCGAGTACACCGTCTACCGCGTCCCGGATGCGCTGCCGTCAAAGGCCGCGCTGCCGATCCCGATTTCCTATGGCACGGCGTATTGCGGGCTGGTGTGGCGCTGCGCGCTGCGCCCGAATGACACGGTGCTGGTGCTTGGCGCCGGGGCCGGTGTCGGCCTGGCTGCCGTGGAAATTGCGCGCCAGCTCGGCGCCACCGTCATCGCCTGCGCCAGCACCGAGGCCAAGCGTGCCGACGCGCTGCGGCGCGGCGCCACGCACGCGCTGGCCCCGGCGGACCTGGCGGCATCGGTCAAGGCGCTGACGCACGGCCGTGGCGCGGACGTAGTGGTGGACCCGGTCGGCGGCGACCTGTTCAACCAGGCCCTGCGTGCGGCGGCGGCGAACGCGCGCATCCTCAGCATCGGCTTTGCCAGCGGCACCATCCCGCAGGCCCCGGTCAACCTGCTGCTGGTCAAGAACCTCACGCTGCACGGGTTCTTCTTTGGCCGCTACATCGGCTGGACGCCCGCCAACGAGCGGGCCGAGCATGCAACGGCGCTGCAGGAGGTCATGGCGACGCTGTTCGATTGGGCCGCGCGGGGCAAGCTGGAGCCGACCGTATCCGCGGTCTATCCGATCACCGGCCTGGACGACGCCCTGGCCGCGCTGGAATCCCGCCAGGTGGTGGGCAAGGTAGCCATAAAAATCAAGGAGACAGAGACGTGA
- a CDS encoding tripartite tricarboxylate transporter substrate binding protein: MLAAAAAALPAAAVAQDFPQHPVRMVLPYPAGGPTDLLARVVAVKMGESLGQSVVVDNKPGASGMIGAEAVARAPADGYTILANASLHVINPSIQPKMRYDSFKDFVPITQLADVPLVLVVNNASPVKTVQDLIAYANSQGGALNFGSAGNASAQHLAGESFKLAAKVPMQHVPYKGSAPALTDLMGGQIQLMFDSMPSAMPFIKSGKLRAVAVTTARRASALPNVPTVAESGLPGFDISTWYGLWAPRGTPAPVVEKLAAHAAGALKRPDVRQQYADMGAEPVGSSPGDFARYNASEGKKWAEIVRRSGAKADQ; this comes from the coding sequence ATGCTGGCGGCAGCCGCGGCCGCGCTGCCGGCTGCCGCCGTCGCGCAGGACTTCCCGCAGCATCCCGTGCGCATGGTGCTGCCCTACCCCGCCGGCGGGCCCACCGACCTGCTCGCGCGCGTGGTCGCGGTCAAGATGGGCGAGAGCCTGGGCCAGAGCGTGGTGGTCGACAACAAACCCGGCGCCAGCGGCATGATCGGCGCCGAAGCCGTGGCGCGCGCTCCCGCCGACGGCTACACCATCCTGGCCAATGCCTCGCTGCATGTGATCAACCCCAGCATTCAGCCGAAGATGCGCTATGACTCCTTCAAGGACTTCGTGCCGATCACGCAGCTGGCCGACGTGCCGCTGGTGCTGGTGGTCAACAACGCCTCGCCGGTGAAGACAGTGCAGGACCTGATCGCCTACGCAAATAGCCAGGGCGGTGCGCTCAACTTCGGCTCGGCGGGCAATGCCTCGGCCCAGCACCTGGCCGGCGAATCGTTCAAGCTGGCGGCAAAGGTGCCGATGCAGCATGTGCCGTACAAGGGCAGCGCGCCGGCGCTGACGGACCTGATGGGCGGCCAGATCCAGCTGATGTTTGATTCCATGCCGTCGGCGATGCCCTTCATCAAGTCCGGCAAGCTGCGTGCCGTTGCCGTGACCACCGCGCGGCGCGCGAGCGCGCTGCCAAACGTGCCCACCGTCGCCGAGTCCGGCCTGCCCGGCTTCGACATCAGCACCTGGTATGGGCTGTGGGCGCCGCGCGGCACGCCGGCCCCGGTCGTGGAAAAGCTGGCCGCGCATGCGGCCGGCGCGCTGAAGCGGCCCGATGTGCGCCAGCAATATGCCGACATGGGCGCCGAGCCGGTCGGCTCCTCACCTGGCGACTTTGCCCGCTACAACGCTTCCGAAGGCAAAAAATGGGCGGAAATCGTGCGGCGCTCGGGGGCCAAGGCAGACCAGTAG
- a CDS encoding type II toxin-antitoxin system VapC family toxin → MTRYMLDTNIVSLLLRAHPAVVARVTAAPMVALCLSAITGAELMYGLAKRPGAARLARAVDELLRRVEVLPWTPSVMAGYGETRAALESQGQPVGALNLLIAAHALETGAVLVTNDQAFRRVPGLVVEDWTVPTGN, encoded by the coding sequence ATGACGCGCTACATGCTCGACACCAATATCGTGAGCCTTCTGTTGCGGGCACATCCGGCAGTCGTGGCACGCGTGACGGCAGCGCCGATGGTGGCGCTGTGCCTGTCAGCCATCACCGGTGCGGAACTGATGTACGGGCTGGCCAAGCGTCCCGGCGCAGCGCGCCTCGCGCGCGCGGTCGACGAGTTGCTGCGCAGGGTCGAGGTATTGCCCTGGACCCCTTCAGTGATGGCCGGCTATGGTGAAACCCGCGCTGCGCTGGAATCCCAAGGACAGCCGGTGGGGGCACTGAACCTGCTGATCGCCGCGCACGCGCTGGAGACTGGCGCGGTGCTGGTGACCAATGACCAGGCATTCCGGCGCGTCCCTGGCCTGGTGGTGGAGGACTGGACGGTTCCGACCGGAAATTGA
- a CDS encoding antitoxin: MSTTAKIFTTGRSQAVRLPQEFRFAEREVYIRRDPSTGDVILSRRPESWDGFLAAIKDSAVPEDFMADRAQGEQARDPLAGLE, encoded by the coding sequence GTGAGCACCACTGCCAAGATCTTCACCACCGGCCGCAGCCAGGCGGTACGGCTGCCGCAGGAATTCCGCTTCGCCGAGCGCGAGGTATATATTCGCCGTGACCCGTCCACCGGTGACGTGATCCTGTCGCGCCGGCCGGAGAGTTGGGACGGCTTTTTGGCTGCCATCAAGGACAGCGCCGTGCCGGAAGACTTTATGGCCGACCGCGCGCAGGGCGAGCAAGCCAGGGATCCGCTGGCGGGTCTCGAATGA